A genome region from Christensenella minuta includes the following:
- a CDS encoding TnpV protein has protein sequence MPRQPQEKIGKYGRMRRTFLKDHRKGLYNSLLLNGKLTEHLIEVDRKVRGIVELTITKMAQDGGVTEELKASDPMKWTGLMNNLKQAAEEAVIHDLIYN, from the coding sequence ATGCCGCGCCAGCCGCAGGAGAAGATCGGGAAATACGGGAGGATGCGCAGGACATTCCTGAAAGACCACAGGAAAGGGCTGTACAACAGCCTGCTCCTGAACGGGAAACTGACGGAACACCTGATCGAGGTAGACCGGAAAGTCCGCGGGATCGTGGAACTGACCATAACGAAGATGGCGCAGGACGGGGGCGTGACGGAGGAACTGAAAGCGTCCGATCCCATGAAATGGACGGGCCTGATGAACAATCTGAAGCAGGCGGCGGAGGAAGCGGTAATCCACGACCTCATATACAATTAA
- a CDS encoding LPD28 domain-containing protein translates to MAYPYNAWEETYEEVTVLGKTMLFTNARIDRSTVPKGMYLYEVRHDDEGRGDPCEIARAVMVNHWGTLITNEPIRLKKSPVTQNAYREIDPQKDWNYEGGSCNLQEYMKKYPPQKEKQRGTER, encoded by the coding sequence ATGGCATATCCATATAATGCGTGGGAGGAAACTTACGAAGAGGTAACTGTTTTGGGAAAAACCATGTTGTTCACAAACGCCCGTATAGACCGAAGTACGGTTCCGAAAGGCATGTATCTGTACGAAGTACGGCATGATGACGAAGGCCGCGGCGATCCGTGCGAGATCGCCCGTGCGGTCATGGTGAACCATTGGGGAACGCTCATTACGAACGAGCCGATCCGCTTGAAAAAAAGTCCCGTCACACAAAACGCTTACCGTGAGATCGATCCTCAAAAAGACTGGAATTATGAGGGTGGGAGCTGCAATCTGCAAGAATATATGAAAAAATATCCTCCGCAGAAAGAAAAGCAAAGAGGAACAGAACGATAG
- a CDS encoding nuclear transport factor 2 family protein, whose amino-acid sequence MNEREKIIRLWFDMWIKKADLGIDNIFTDDVVYTESWSPKYENRKTVKHWFDEWNTRGSVLVWEIKQFFHQGNQTIVEWYFKSKMNNGNVEEFDGISLIVWTQDNKIKSLKEFGCNLHNYNPYRDSDIPVFREEKANWF is encoded by the coding sequence ATGAACGAAAGAGAAAAAATTATCCGATTATGGTTTGATATGTGGATTAAGAAAGCAGATTTAGGAATTGACAATATTTTTACAGATGATGTTGTATATACTGAGAGTTGGAGTCCTAAATATGAAAACCGCAAAACGGTAAAGCACTGGTTTGACGAATGGAATACACGCGGAAGTGTTCTTGTCTGGGAGATTAAGCAATTTTTTCATCAAGGCAATCAAACAATCGTGGAGTGGTATTTTAAAAGCAAAATGAATAATGGAAATGTTGAAGAATTTGACGGAATATCTTTAATTGTATGGACACAGGATAACAAAATAAAATCATTAAAAGAGTTTGGTTGCAATCTTCATAATTACAATCCATATCGAGATAGTGATATTCCCGTATTTCGAGAAGAAAAAGCAAATTGGTTTTGA
- a CDS encoding recombinase family protein, whose amino-acid sequence MSRTSKITALYERLSRDDDLNGESNSITNQKKYLEDYARRNGFENIRHFTDDGFSGVNFNRPGFQSLIKEVEAGNVGTLIVKDMSRLGRNYLQVGFYTEILFPQKDVRFLAINNSIDSNNASDNDFAPFLNIMNEFYAKDTSNKIKAVFDARMKDGKRCSGSIPYGYNRLPSDKQTLVVDPVASEVVKRIFLLANEGKSPRAIAEILTEEKVLIPAAYAKEYHPEQYNGIKFADPYIWGISAIRTILSRQEYLGHTVLRKSVSTNFKLHKRKTTDEDEQYVFYNTHEPIISQELWDSVQKRKKRVNRAAARGTHTNRLSGYLYCADCGRRMTLQTHYSKKDGSVQYSYRCGGYASRVNSCTSHTISADNVEALILSAVKRFSRFVLNDEKAFALELQSLWKDKQEEKPKHNQSELKRCQKRYDELSTLIRGLYENLISGLLPERQYKQLMKQYDDEQAELEAKMETMKKELSEEKDSTMDIQHFISLIRKYKNPTEVSDLMFTELIDKIVVYEAEGVGKAKTQKVDIYFNYVGQVDIAYTEEELAEIKEQEEQEEKKRLEKQRQREKAYREKRKAKKLAENGGEIVKTKVCPHCGKEFTPTSNRQIFCSKDCCYQARQDKTKADREAEKGSHYYRQRVCAVCGSTYWPTHSQQKFCSEECKKVNHNKKTLEFYYKKQKEKELCKDLLQTKEQVSDTNSSEITIIPA is encoded by the coding sequence ATGTCAAGGACTTCAAAGATTACAGCACTTTATGAGAGATTATCAAGAGATGATGACCTGAATGGCGAGAGTAATTCCATTACCAATCAGAAAAAATACCTCGAAGATTATGCCCGTAGAAATGGCTTTGAGAACATCCGCCATTTTACTGACGATGGTTTTTCGGGTGTAAATTTCAATCGCCCAGGCTTTCAGTCTTTGATAAAAGAAGTTGAAGCAGGCAATGTCGGAACATTGATTGTTAAGGATATGAGCCGATTAGGGCGAAACTATCTGCAAGTCGGATTTTATACGGAAATTCTGTTTCCGCAGAAAGATGTCCGTTTTCTTGCAATCAACAACAGCATTGACAGCAACAATGCTTCGGATAATGATTTTGCTCCGTTTTTGAATATTATGAACGAATTTTATGCCAAAGACACGAGCAATAAAATCAAGGCTGTATTTGATGCCCGAATGAAAGACGGAAAGCGTTGTAGCGGTTCAATCCCTTATGGATATAACCGATTGCCGAGCGATAAGCAGACGCTTGTTGTTGACCCTGTGGCTTCTGAGGTGGTAAAGCGTATCTTTCTGCTTGCCAATGAGGGCAAAAGTCCACGAGCCATAGCGGAAATACTGACCGAAGAAAAGGTTTTAATTCCTGCCGCATATGCAAAGGAATATCACCCAGAACAGTACAACGGGATTAAGTTTGCAGACCCTTATATTTGGGGCATATCTGCCATTAGAACGATTTTAAGCAGGCAGGAATATCTTGGACATACTGTTTTGAGAAAGTCGGTCAGCACCAATTTTAAATTGCATAAGAGAAAGACTACCGATGAAGATGAGCAGTATGTGTTTTATAACACCCACGAGCCTATCATATCGCAGGAACTTTGGGACAGTGTTCAGAAGCGAAAGAAACGAGTGAACAGAGCTGCGGCAAGAGGTACACATACCAACCGATTAAGCGGTTATCTGTACTGTGCCGACTGTGGCAGGAGAATGACTTTGCAAACGCATTATAGCAAGAAAGACGGTTCTGTTCAGTATTCTTACCGTTGCGGCGGGTATGCAAGCAGGGTTAATTCCTGTACTTCCCATACGATTAGTGCTGATAATGTTGAAGCCTTGATATTATCGGCAGTTAAACGCTTTTCAAGATTTGTTCTGAATGATGAAAAAGCCTTTGCTTTGGAACTGCAATCCCTTTGGAAAGATAAGCAAGAGGAAAAGCCGAAGCACAATCAATCGGAGTTGAAACGCTGTCAGAAACGCTATGACGAACTCTCTACGCTCATTCGTGGCTTGTATGAAAATCTTATATCGGGATTGCTACCCGAAAGACAATACAAGCAACTGATGAAGCAGTATGACGATGAACAGGCTGAATTGGAAGCGAAAATGGAAACTATGAAAAAGGAACTTTCTGAAGAAAAAGACAGCACTATGGATATTCAGCATTTTATATCGCTGATACGCAAGTACAAAAATCCTACGGAAGTTTCTGATTTGATGTTTACCGAACTCATTGACAAGATTGTGGTGTATGAAGCCGAGGGTGTGGGAAAAGCAAAGACACAAAAGGTTGATATTTACTTCAATTATGTCGGACAGGTCGATATTGCCTACACCGAGGAAGAACTTGCCGAGATAAAAGAGCAGGAAGAACAGGAAGAAAAGAAGCGATTGGAGAAACAGCGTCAGCGTGAAAAAGCCTATCGAGAGAAGCGAAAGGCAAAAAAACTTGCTGAAAACGGTGGCGAAATCGTCAAAACAAAGGTATGTCCTCATTGTGGGAAAGAGTTTACCCCTACAAGCAACCGACAGATTTTCTGTTCAAAGGATTGCTGCTATCAGGCAAGGCAGGATAAGACAAAAGCCGATAGAGAAGCGGAAAAAGGAAGTCATTATTATCGTCAGCGTGTATGTGCTGTGTGTGGCAGTACTTACTGGCCTACACACAGTCAGCAGAAATTCTGTTCCGAGGAATGTAAAAAGGTAAATCACAATAAGAAAACCTTGGAGTTTTACTACAAGAAGCAAAAGGAGAAAGAACTATGCAAAGATTTATTACAGACGAAAGAACAGGTATCCGATACGAACTCATCGGAGATTACTATTATCCCTGCCTGA
- a CDS encoding VaFE repeat-containing surface-anchored protein produces the protein MKKISKKAVCLILAVAVCFSLIPVSASAENGIPSPELPEVSISSSEPTKTPVVEPTPEITSTPEPEKTPIPTETPSQANEQEPEPTPKPRTADISGIQPILFRTVKQPLVQVTYHYYAHDVSEIQSSHSFYAEFETDGRAIMVSANKYPDRIPVSTDRFRVTLDGGIDVTGHAAYDAESGIISLPGNLAGHDLHIELYCPVSEITELPVTVTVSTNRHDVYEDSAVELTMPSNADTVSIPLTGVSGASVSQNGVDLPDRDYSIENGTLTICTSPLGGNIRVNAAGIFPQTRGRDKTTITSIRDENQIYYGYYTKYYWADGNQAFCLDPTVKGASNGEYAISRYLDRNGSDQDKTLTKIAYYGFGGPGWDSVKEGLFGDNDNNDSMYALCHVAAAYVYLNDESAFKGLGDDMIGHVKGMIASFESQAMPPEGFDAFLYNEGRANGQQPIMSWDYTPTGNLEIVKVSADPAKTNGNPCYSLAGAVFDVYSGSGQKIGTITTKEDGRGSLTGIPAGTGYYLVERTAPKGYAGHTGQISFAITSGQTTALEVKNIPQNDPADILLRKLDADNGTNVPQGGAGLMGAEFTIRYYKGLYSTEADLSGKQPERTWTVRTDADGYALLHPDYLVSGDPLYYGSNGQIPTLPLGTVTIQESKSPEGYLPNDELFIRQISADSQGVESVWTYNAPVVRESVIRGGVSVQKWDNELDGNTPQGDGTLENTVLEIVNRNAKAVIVNGNSFEPGEVVHTMMTDETGTASTANDLLPYGRYEVRESENGQPEGYLHEGVLQRTFEIRENGKIVNLNASGTGIKNDVIRGGVRIEKWDAEIDGNKPQGGGTLAGAVFEIISRSKMGVLVNGTLYAPGEVVYTMKTDETGAASTENNLLPYGTYEVRETAPPDEGYLHTGVLARTFTIRENGEIVNLNTADTAIKNEPIRGDLKGVKIADGTAQRLANIPFKITSLTTGESHTIITDRNGQFDTSSAWNPHSQNTNRGTTDRDGIWFGDIDTLDDSVGALLYDDYLIEEQRCEANKDMELLSFEVSIYRHNTTIDLGTLTDDYGKQPEIFTTANDVETMLNDAYVSEQTTLQDTVYYSGLSVGKIYTVKGVLMDKETGQPLLIGGEEITAETVFRATAPEGTVTNEFTFNSLDMDGKSVVVFETLELDGKIVAEHKDIADENQTVRFQKPEIGTNAAGPDGEKELDVLPEVTLVDTVTYHGLLPGETYTLQGVLMDKETGEPLLADDEPITAWAEFVPETENGTVEVIFTFNSVPLKGKTAVVFESLQYKGREISVHADIGDKGQTVRFRNPEIGTTLTGQEGDKEIAVSEEISLVDTVSYQNLMPGKEYVLKGILMAQETEQPILVNGKEITAETVFTPEESAGTAKVIFTFPAIDLTGKTLVAFEYLECGGTEIAVHTDINDEAQTVTLLPPPENPPKTGDTRTVLPYLVICAAASGLIVLTIWLKKKRSKKIRNGGK, from the coding sequence ATGAAAAAGATATCAAAAAAGGCAGTTTGCCTCATATTGGCAGTCGCGGTCTGTTTTTCCCTGATACCCGTTTCGGCATCAGCGGAAAACGGTATACCAAGCCCAGAATTGCCGGAAGTATCCATATCATCATCGGAACCAACGAAAACGCCTGTTGTTGAACCGACGCCAGAGATTACTTCCACACCGGAACCGGAGAAAACACCGATTCCAACGGAAACGCCAAGTCAGGCGAATGAACAGGAACCGGAACCAACACCGAAACCACGGACGGCAGATATCAGCGGTATTCAGCCGATCCTGTTCCGAACAGTAAAGCAGCCTTTGGTACAGGTAACGTACCATTATTACGCCCATGATGTCAGCGAAATACAATCTAGCCATTCCTTTTATGCAGAATTTGAAACAGATGGACGAGCCATCATGGTTTCGGCAAACAAATACCCGGACAGGATCCCGGTCAGCACAGACCGTTTCCGTGTGACGCTGGACGGTGGCATAGACGTCACAGGCCATGCAGCCTATGACGCTGAAAGCGGGATCATTTCGCTTCCGGGCAATCTTGCCGGGCATGATCTGCATATTGAATTGTATTGCCCTGTTTCCGAAATCACGGAACTGCCCGTTACCGTAACGGTCAGTACCAACAGGCACGATGTGTATGAAGACAGCGCCGTGGAACTCACTATGCCCTCCAATGCAGATACGGTCAGCATTCCGCTTACAGGCGTTTCAGGAGCCTCTGTCTCTCAAAACGGCGTAGACCTGCCGGACAGGGATTACAGCATAGAGAATGGAACGCTTACCATTTGCACCTCGCCGCTCGGCGGAAATATCCGGGTGAACGCCGCAGGCATTTTCCCCCAGACGCGCGGACGGGATAAGACCACGATCACCAGCATCCGCGACGAAAACCAGATCTATTACGGCTACTATACCAAATATTATTGGGCTGACGGCAATCAGGCGTTTTGTCTCGATCCCACTGTTAAGGGAGCTTCCAACGGAGAGTATGCCATCAGCAGATACCTTGACCGTAACGGAAGCGATCAGGATAAAACCTTAACAAAGATCGCGTATTACGGTTTCGGCGGCCCTGGATGGGACAGCGTAAAGGAGGGCTTGTTCGGAGATAACGACAACAATGATTCCATGTATGCCCTGTGCCATGTAGCGGCGGCGTATGTATACCTCAATGACGAATCCGCGTTTAAGGGACTTGGCGATGATATGATCGGCCATGTCAAAGGAATGATAGCTTCGTTTGAGTCACAGGCTATGCCACCGGAGGGTTTTGACGCCTTCCTCTACAACGAGGGCCGCGCGAATGGCCAGCAGCCCATCATGAGCTGGGACTATACACCCACAGGTAACCTCGAGATCGTCAAAGTTTCTGCCGATCCCGCTAAAACGAACGGGAATCCCTGTTACTCTCTTGCCGGTGCGGTCTTTGATGTGTATTCCGGCAGCGGGCAGAAAATTGGCACAATCACCACAAAGGAAGATGGCAGAGGCAGTCTTACAGGCATCCCGGCAGGAACAGGATATTACCTCGTAGAGCGTACCGCGCCAAAAGGGTATGCAGGACATACAGGGCAAATTTCTTTTGCCATTACCTCGGGACAAACGACGGCATTGGAGGTCAAAAATATCCCGCAGAACGATCCGGCAGATATCCTGCTCCGCAAGCTGGACGCAGATAACGGAACAAATGTGCCGCAGGGCGGCGCGGGACTTATGGGAGCAGAATTTACCATACGCTACTACAAAGGGCTGTATTCTACAGAAGCCGATTTGTCCGGGAAACAGCCGGAGCGGACATGGACTGTCAGGACAGACGCAGACGGCTATGCCCTGCTCCACCCGGACTATCTCGTTTCCGGCGATCCGCTGTATTACGGAAGCAATGGGCAAATACCCACCCTGCCTCTCGGAACAGTAACAATTCAGGAATCCAAAAGCCCGGAAGGATATTTGCCGAATGATGAACTGTTTATCCGGCAGATCAGCGCAGACAGCCAGGGCGTGGAATCGGTGTGGACATACAATGCGCCTGTCGTTCGGGAATCCGTCATACGCGGCGGTGTTTCCGTACAGAAATGGGATAACGAACTGGACGGGAATACGCCGCAGGGAGACGGAACTCTGGAAAATACTGTACTGGAGATCGTCAACCGCAATGCGAAAGCAGTGATCGTAAACGGAAACTCCTTTGAGCCCGGGGAGGTCGTGCATACGATGATGACAGACGAAACAGGCACGGCAAGTACGGCAAATGACCTGCTCCCCTATGGGAGATATGAGGTGAGGGAATCAGAAAACGGACAGCCGGAGGGGTATTTGCATGAGGGTGTACTTCAAAGAACGTTTGAAATCCGGGAAAACGGGAAAATAGTTAATCTGAACGCCTCCGGCACAGGAATCAAAAATGATGTGATCCGCGGCGGCGTCCGTATTGAGAAATGGGACGCGGAAATTGACGGAAACAAACCGCAGGGCGGCGGCACGCTTGCGGGCGCGGTGTTTGAGATTATAAGCCGGAGTAAAATGGGTGTATTGGTAAACGGGACGCTGTATGCGCCCGGTGAAGTGGTATATACCATGAAAACGGACGAAACAGGCGCGGCAAGTACGGAAAATAACCTGCTTCCCTATGGTACATACGAAGTGCGGGAAACTGCTCCGCCGGATGAAGGATATCTGCATACGGGCGTACTCGCCCGTACTTTTACGATTCGTGAAAACGGAGAAATTGTGAACCTGAATACGGCTGATACGGCAATCAAAAACGAGCCGATCCGCGGCGACCTGAAAGGCGTGAAGATCGCAGACGGAACGGCGCAGCGGCTTGCGAATATCCCGTTCAAAATAACGTCCCTTACCACGGGAGAATCCCATACCATCATCACCGATAGGAACGGACAGTTTGATACCTCCTCCGCGTGGAACCCGCATAGCCAAAACACCAACCGGGGAACGACAGACCGGGACGGTATCTGGTTTGGAGATATTGATACGCTGGACGACAGCGTGGGCGCGCTCCTGTATGACGATTATCTGATCGAAGAACAGCGGTGCGAGGCGAACAAGGATATGGAGCTTCTTTCGTTTGAGGTCTCCATTTACCGCCACAATACTACTATAGATTTAGGAACATTGACCGACGATTATGGAAAGCAGCCGGAAATCTTTACGACGGCAAACGATGTGGAAACAATGCTGAATGACGCCTATGTGTCTGAACAAACGACACTTCAGGACACGGTGTATTACAGCGGTTTGTCCGTTGGGAAGATATATACGGTCAAAGGCGTGTTGATGGACAAGGAAACAGGACAGCCGCTCCTCATAGGCGGCGAGGAAATAACGGCGGAAACAGTGTTCCGGGCAACCGCGCCGGAAGGGACAGTTACCAATGAATTTACGTTCAACTCCCTTGACATGGATGGAAAGTCCGTAGTTGTTTTTGAGACGCTTGAACTGGATGGAAAAATAGTTGCGGAACATAAAGATATAGCGGACGAAAACCAGACGGTTCGGTTCCAGAAACCGGAGATCGGTACAAATGCGGCTGGTCCGGATGGAGAAAAGGAGCTGGATGTGCTTCCCGAAGTAACGCTTGTGGATACGGTAACCTATCATGGATTGCTCCCGGGCGAAACATACACTTTGCAAGGCGTGTTAATGGACAAAGAAACAGGCGAACCGTTACTTGCGGATGATGAGCCGATCACCGCCTGGGCTGAGTTTGTGCCGGAAACGGAAAACGGGACAGTAGAAGTTATCTTTACATTCAACTCTGTTCCGCTCAAAGGCAAGACAGCCGTTGTGTTCGAAAGCCTGCAATACAAAGGCCGGGAGATTTCCGTACACGCAGACATCGGGGACAAAGGGCAGACAGTACGTTTTCGGAACCCGGAGATTGGCACGACGCTCACCGGACAAGAGGGAGACAAAGAGATTGCAGTGAGTGAAGAAATATCCCTTGTTGATACAGTCTCGTATCAAAATCTTATGCCCGGAAAGGAATATGTGCTGAAAGGTATTCTGATGGCTCAGGAAACGGAACAGCCGATTCTTGTAAATGGTAAGGAAATTACGGCAGAAACAGTATTTACGCCGGAGGAATCAGCGGGAACAGCAAAGGTTATATTCACGTTCCCTGCCATAGACCTTACCGGGAAAACGCTGGTAGCGTTTGAGTATTTGGAGTGCGGGGGGACGGAGATCGCCGTACATACGGACATAAACGATGAAGCGCAGACGGTAACGTTACTGCCGCCGCCGGAGAACCCACCGAAAACGGGAGATACCCGAACCGTGCTCCCCTATCTCGTTATATGTGCGGCAGCGTCAGGGCTGATCGTGCTTACAATATGGCTGAAAAAGAAACGCTCTAAAAAAATACGGAACGGAGGCAAATAA
- a CDS encoding antitoxin VbhA family protein translates to MTNQEKALRLRRVNNALGIAMVEGRRPSKTATDITKRYINGEISAEQMKREYLKKSGLALK, encoded by the coding sequence ATGACAAATCAGGAAAAAGCATTGCGGTTACGGCGTGTTAATAACGCGCTTGGCATTGCAATGGTAGAAGGCCGACGGCCATCGAAAACAGCCACAGATATTACCAAACGATATATTAATGGTGAAATAAGCGCAGAGCAAATGAAACGTGAGTATCTTAAAAAATCTGGATTGGCGCTCAAATGA
- a CDS encoding AAA family ATPase, which produces MKMIENEMTVSVPLEVVKASEIEPKEVKWLWYPYIPFGKVTLLQGDPGDGKSKLMLSIAALLSKGEPLPFTETEENEPMTIIYQTTEDDADDTVVPRFNSAGGNGENLIFIKEDEKSLSFGDNRIAEAIEKYHAKLLILDPMSSYIGENCSMNNANETRAEFNHLIAVAKNTGCAIVIIAHMNKMRDINPLYRTNGSIDIAGAARSILAITRTPNKEAPAERYMVQVKSNLAPTGSAILFEVAEKGVDFISEMEMTAEEAFQSLAPKMGRPNEKEIKAKEFLLEMLKDGEMLSSDCEERLEAAGFKKSTIKKAKKKAGVISRKQGFLWYWSLPMGDIPRE; this is translated from the coding sequence ATAAAAATGATTGAAAATGAAATGACTGTCAGCGTACCTCTTGAAGTTGTCAAGGCAAGCGAAATCGAGCCGAAGGAAGTGAAATGGCTGTGGTATCCGTATATTCCGTTTGGCAAGGTTACGCTGTTGCAGGGCGATCCGGGCGATGGAAAAAGCAAGTTAATGCTGTCAATCGCCGCACTGCTCTCTAAGGGCGAACCTCTGCCTTTTACTGAAACGGAAGAAAATGAGCCTATGACTATCATCTATCAGACAACGGAAGATGATGCAGACGATACGGTAGTACCCCGATTTAACTCTGCCGGTGGGAACGGAGAAAACCTTATCTTCATCAAGGAAGATGAAAAGTCTTTATCCTTTGGAGATAACCGTATTGCTGAAGCAATCGAAAAGTATCACGCAAAACTTTTAATTCTTGACCCGATGAGTTCCTATATCGGAGAGAACTGTTCAATGAACAATGCCAACGAAACAAGGGCAGAGTTTAATCACTTGATTGCAGTTGCAAAAAATACTGGCTGTGCCATCGTGATTATCGCCCATATGAACAAGATGAGAGATATAAATCCTCTTTATCGCACCAACGGTTCGATTGATATTGCGGGTGCTGCAAGAAGTATTCTTGCAATCACACGCACACCGAACAAAGAAGCACCAGCGGAACGATATATGGTGCAAGTGAAATCTAACCTTGCCCCGACAGGCTCGGCAATTCTTTTTGAGGTGGCAGAAAAGGGAGTGGACTTTATCTCTGAAATGGAAATGACAGCAGAAGAAGCGTTCCAATCCCTCGCACCCAAAATGGGCAGACCGAACGAAAAGGAAATCAAGGCGAAAGAATTTCTTTTGGAAATGCTGAAAGACGGAGAAATGCTTTCTTCGGATTGCGAAGAAAGACTTGAAGCCGCTGGGTTCAAAAAATCGACCATCAAAAAGGCAAAGAAGAAAGCAGGAGTTATCTCCCGAAAACAAGGCTTTCTGTGGTACTGGTCTTTGCCGATGGGCGATATACCGAGAGAATAA
- a CDS encoding Fic/DOC family protein, whose amino-acid sequence MPDPYTYPGTNILINKFDIRDGQLLTEKENDLVYINLVTAEQYLSGKEFTVDLLKKLHYYLFGDIYEWAGQFRTINIRKAERVLDGMSVEYTDYTLLEKETARIIAALQNIEWEHLETEDCADTFTKCFAELWKLHPFREGNTRTITTFMLSFLGSKNIDINVALFSEYSSYVRDSLVMASIQPYQEYQHLYKIILDAMTNHAEPERMDNSKRQDYSHINDYDVKEYHYELFETEE is encoded by the coding sequence ATGCCCGATCCATATACTTATCCGGGTACGAATATATTAATCAATAAGTTTGATATACGCGACGGTCAGTTACTTACCGAAAAGGAAAATGACCTCGTATATATAAACCTCGTAACGGCAGAACAATATTTATCCGGGAAAGAGTTTACCGTAGATTTGTTAAAGAAGTTACATTATTATTTGTTTGGAGATATTTATGAGTGGGCCGGACAATTTAGAACAATCAATATCAGGAAGGCAGAGCGTGTATTAGACGGAATGTCAGTAGAATATACCGACTACACGCTGCTTGAGAAAGAAACTGCAAGAATTATAGCCGCCTTGCAGAACATAGAATGGGAACACCTTGAAACGGAAGACTGCGCGGATACATTTACCAAATGTTTTGCAGAGTTGTGGAAATTACACCCATTTCGCGAAGGAAATACTCGTACCATAACTACCTTTATGCTTAGTTTTTTAGGCAGTAAGAATATTGATATCAATGTCGCTTTGTTTTCAGAGTACAGTTCATACGTCAGGGATTCCCTGGTCATGGCCTCTATCCAACCTTATCAAGAATATCAGCATTTATATAAAATCATTTTAGATGCAATGACAAATCATGCGGAACCCGAACGAATGGACAATAGCAAAAGGCAGGATTATTCTCATATCAATGACTATGACGTAAAAGAATACCATTACGAGCTTTTTGAAACAGAAGAATAA
- a CDS encoding TnpV protein, which translates to MQRFITDERTGIRYELIGDYYYPCLTVEKSPPLSKYGRLRQRYLREHKRVLYFNLLTSGKLYEHLAEIDTSARDMAEYLIKEMAKKQGVTEKLKATDMMRWIGLMNNIRTCADEIVLNDIVYS; encoded by the coding sequence ATGCAAAGATTTATTACAGACGAAAGAACAGGTATCCGATACGAACTCATCGGAGATTACTATTATCCCTGCCTGACAGTAGAGAAAAGTCCTCCCCTTTCAAAATATGGTCGATTGCGGCAACGATATTTGAGGGAACATAAGCGTGTGCTATATTTTAATCTGCTGACAAGCGGAAAGTTATATGAACACCTTGCCGAAATTGATACTTCGGCTCGTGATATGGCGGAATATCTGATAAAGGAAATGGCAAAGAAGCAGGGTGTAACGGAAAAACTGAAAGCAACGGATATGATGAGATGGATAGGATTGATGAATAACATTCGAACCTGTGCCGATGAGATTGTATTGAATGATATTGTGTATTCCTAA